From the genome of Kluyveromyces lactis strain NRRL Y-1140 chromosome F complete sequence:
TTTCCCAAGTATATTCCAAGACAGATCAGATaaaagattctttgaatgcCTTGGAACAAAGTATAGAGCTATTCAGATCAGTTGGTGACTTTGGTACCGCTCAACAATTGAAGCAATACTATGAGCAAGTTAGCCAAACTGCTTCCACTATGAAGAACCAAACCGGAACAGACCAATTTCTACCTCCAGATATTCCTATTGATCTATTATTAGACTTTTCAGTGTATCATTACATGCAATCAGCATTCATTGTAGAATCTTTAGATTCTCCTGCCCTTAACGCTAGAATCCCAGGCGTTGACTTGCAAGTACAGCCTACACAGTCATTATCACAGCAACCGCAACAGTTCCAACAACCACAGCATATGCAGCAACAATTAAGCCAGGTACCACTGTCCGCATCTCCTCCCCAGATATCAACGCtacaacaacagcaaccGACACTTCAACAAGCAGGTATGTCTCAGAACACATCACCAGCACTGCCAGTAGTGATGGTTACCCAAAATCCAAACACACCTATAGAACATAACATTGGTATGACTGCAGTTCCTCAACATATGGTACAACCTATCCCATCTCATGTCCATCCTCATCATGCGCAGTCAATGGGAGTTTACACACTGCCTTACGTTGTTCAAAATGCAGCTGCATTTCCCGCGCAGCCAGCCGCTGGCGGACCACCTCCTATGTCGTTGGGATATATTCAACAGCAACCTCAAATTGCTCAAACTCATGTATCTCAGTCTAGATTTGGATAAACTGTGAAAATTATAATTACCAGGCTTTTAATAATTTAACGGTATGTAACAGCTTGTATTAAACACACACATTATCCTAATGAAATGTATGTATTAAAATTTAGCCGATTCATCACGTATGAAACAATCCTGTAATgattattatttattatGATACACAAATTAATGGATTTCAGTGTTCTTTTTAGATTAGTTATCAATTTATaattcaagatatttgTGAATAGTTACCATCCCACTTTCTCTATTTGATACGATGAAAGTTTCAGGTAAGAATTGTAAAAGCTCGTTGTACGCAGGGATTTTTTGTACCACCTGCCCATTAACAATAGTTTCGTCAAATTCACCCCAGTAGCAATCAATGGAAACTCCAAGTGTGTCTGAACTTCCCTCAGCAGTATACTGAGGTATCCACTTCAATTGAACATCATAATATGGAACATTCCAACTGAGTTTGTGTAAAAGCAAAGAATCTATTCCCTCATCGGTTCTGTAGGAATGGGTTGTGGTTTCATTGCCGACTTTGAATTCGACCTGCTTTAGATGTTTCTTCCCTGTTGTATTgaatttcatcaaacaTAATCTGTTGTCTGCAACATTGATCCGTAGATCAGCAAAATATGGTTCATATTCAAAGTGCTCTTTATCATTATGAGTGTTTTTAACTACATCTACCTTCATGGGAATACCAAAGTTCGGCCACATGCCTTCATATACACACAGTTCTGTTCCTGACCCTGAGTCTTTGCAAGACACATTTGGTCTGGACGGTAAAGATGATAgaacttcttgaatatTAGCTCCAGCTCGACCgtatatttcaacattttgttttgtttctcttgaGATATCTATCCGTTGAACAAATCTGAGCTTAAGAGGGGCAAGCTCAGTATATGGAGCAGcaaataatgaaaatgaagcCGCCAAAATTGTTACAACTCCCAAAATAATCACTACAAATCGATTTAATTTGGTGGTGAAGGGGAGTAGTGGTGAGCATAAGAATATTGCTCCGTAAATAGCAAACTTGAAGACAGCTTCAGTTGCTTTGTTCGACTCTTGGACGGTCATAGACAAAGCGTCAAACAGATTGAATAGACTTTCCCATATTAAAAACGCATTGATTGGAACAGCCAAAAGATACTGAGCTGACCAGTCATAATTCAACGTTCTTTGTAGATATTGGACAGCACCAGGTAGGCTTTTTGATGAAGCAATAGGACTTGATTGAACTGATGAGCTTGGAGTATTAATGAGAGGAGATGTCTCAGTTGTTTCGGAATCTTCTGGCTGTCGTGGACATTCTATTGAATGGGTATCGTTTGTGTCTGGACGCATAAACTCAGAGTTGTCATAATCATTTGTCGCATTGGGCCTTTTACCAAAGCACATGGAACAGAGTCCAAACATGGAAGCAAGAGAAATAAATAGATAGAAAACGGTTACTGGATAAACTCCTGTAGCTTTAAATCCCGAACTGCTCAAATCCCATGTACACTTCAGCAAAAATAACCACGCTATTGCAGACAATTCGAGAAGAGATAATGTTTTGAAATCCTGAATTGGCCATAGGTATTCAAATAAGGCTAAAACTAAGGTATTAATAAGCAGAAACTCTGAAATGCAGAATAAGAATGGAAGTATGAAATTTCTTGACCATATAGTGGGATTCAATTGAAGTAGCAATTCCTTCGTAAAATAAATGGTGAAAGAAGACACAAACAGTGCAAATGGAATTCTAGTAAATAAAGCAGAAGTTGGCATTCTCCATGTTCCTAGTTTATTGCAAACTATTCTTAATAGAATAAGTGTAATGGGTAAAACGCAGAGCAAAACTATATTCCACACGTAAAGCTGTCTAGCAGATACAACGAAAAACCATTTGCTAATAATGTCAAAGTAGATAGCAGGGGATGAATTACTTTCATCATCGAGAATCTCCTGTGAAGCGGTGGTTTGATCTGCTACCACATATTTTGACAACTGCCAAGCAATGTTAAGCATATGCCATAGTGCAGCTTTACTAGTGTGCTGAACTGTATCCTTCCCCGTATGATACATATCTCTAGGCTTGTAGAAGGCAATGTCCCATCCTCGTAGACCGTTGAGTTCGTAAATCTTATAATCTGTTTCGCTGGAAACAAACCTGCTATAAAACCCTTGTTGATAGATGGAATTGCCGAAGGGCTGATCTTTTACGGATTTTTCATATAAGAGTGCGGTAGCTGTATCCGATGTCCTGAACAATGCAGCCTTGGAACCGGCACCAGCACCTTCTAGATTAATAAC
Proteins encoded in this window:
- the PFF1 gene encoding Pff1p (similar to uniprot|P38244 Saccharomyces cerevisiae YBR074W Hypothetical ORF), whose product is MMANYFRSTFKFRKTTVSTLFVLTVLVISILTWFDANKYKSNLPDDKSSNSLLDAAWHDLQVITEKPHPYTSHFNDNVHDYLLQRVEQISKKSKFIEVSDDSANGVSKLFQHLDVFNDSSTETRLVYYESSNILVKVEGKSPQLPGLLLSAHFDSVPTGYGATDDGKGVVSLLALLQYYSENQPERTIVFNFNNNEEFGLLGATIFTYSEWFKLVSYVINLEGAGAGSKAALFRTSDTATALLYEKSVKDQPFGNSIYQQGFYSRFVSSETDYKIYELNGLRGWDIAFYKPRDMYHTGKDTVQHTSKAALWHMLNIAWQLSKYVVADQTTASQEILDDESNSSPAIYFDIISKWFFVVSARQLYVWNIVLLCVLPITLILLRIVCNKLGTWRMPTSALFTRIPFALFVSSFTIYFTKELLLQLNPTIWSRNFILPFLFCISEFLLINTLVLALFEYLWPIQDFKTLSLLELSAIAWLFLLKCTWDLSSSGFKATGVYPVTVFYLFISLASMFGLCSMCFGKRPNATNDYDNSEFMRPDTNDTHSIECPRQPEDSETTETSPLINTPSSSVQSSPIASSKSLPGAVQYLQRTLNYDWSAQYLLAVPINAFLIWESLFNLFDALSMTVQESNKATEAVFKFAIYGAIFLCSPLLPFTTKLNRFVVIILGVVTILAASFSLFAAPYTELAPLKLRFVQRIDISRETKQNVEIYGRAGANIQEVLSSLPSRPNVSCKDSGSGTELCVYEGMWPNFGIPMKVDVVKNTHNDKEHFEYEPYFADLRINVADNRLCLMKFNTTGKKHLKQVEFKVGNETTTHSYRTDEGIDSLLLHKLSWNVPYYDVQLKWIPQYTAEGSSDTLGVSIDCYWGEFDETIVNGQVVQKIPAYNELLQFLPETFIVSNRESGMVTIHKYLEL